The Caldalkalibacillus uzonensis genomic interval TCTCCTTCTAAATATTTAATAATAGTATCGAAAAAAACGACTGAATGAGAAAGAATGAAGATCTCATCTAGCCAACATGGGTCAGTAGGAATGCTGCCTAACCAGATTTTTGAAGTAAGACTTATGCCCATATGATTGCTGTGTGAATATTTTGTTCAAAATAGCAACGTTGAACACTTATGCTCGATTGTCCCTAAAAACCGTCTTCTTTCTCCTTAACCGTCCCAGAAGACATCTGCAAGTTAATGCTCTTACCTAGAGAAAACAATAACCAATGTGCAAGAAAAGCAGCAACTAAAGAGTTTAGAGAAGGAATTCCCCACTGAACGTACAACCCAGCTAGGATACCGATAACCCACGCAATAAATGCAGGCCAAACAAGTGCATTATAAGTTGTGTCTTTTCCAAAACGGTAATTTTGTTTATGAACAAAGTAATAATCTGCTATCAAAATACCAGCTATAGGAGGAATAGCCACACCAAGAGCACTAAGCCAGTTGACAAAATAGTTTGCAAATCCTGCAGCACCCAAAATAGTAGCAATGATACCGACCACAAGAGCAACTTTACTTCTTTCGACGCGAATCATGTTCGACACGGATAAAGAAGCTGAGTACAAATTACTATCATTGCTTGTCCACTGGGCAGCTATGAGGACAATCAAAGCTGGAAGTCCCAATCCAAGTTGTAACATAACAGCTGGCAAATCCCCTGTGCCCATTGCCCTTGCTGTTATAGCACCAGCAAAGATGATAAATCCGTTTGCTATAACCATGCCGATGATAATGGCGATCCAAGCATCTTTTGCAGATTTGGCATAACGGGTAATGTCAGGCTGTATTACAGCTCCAACGGCAAATGTGCCAACCACCAACACTACAGCCTCAATTAACGTCATCGGATCAGCAACTTCTTGAGGAATATTTGCCCATCCACCGACGTAGGATATACTTTTCACGACACCTACAACAGATAAAATAAGGAGTAGTGGGATGACAATATTACTCAAAAAGCGGATACCACAGAAGCCAAAATAAGCAGTGAAAATCATGAGGGCACCACCCCAAGCAGCTGCCACAGGTGCTGATGTAAGAAATCCACCTTCAGGAAACATAGCATGAATTGTCTGACCAAAAAAACCTGTTTGAACAGAGAACCAACCGACTAGAGTGATAGCCCATAATAAGCTGATTACTAAAGAGCCGAATCGCCCAAATGCATACCTCGACAACATAGCTGTTGAAACACCGGTTTTCGCACCTATACCTCCTGTGAAACCTCCATACAAAGCTAATACCAAATTACCAATTAAAATGGCAGCAATAACTTGTTGAATGGTAAGACCGGCAGCAATTGCTGCACCAGCAAACATCCCCGATACAGCTAAACAAAATCCTGAAGTGACAAAAGTTATTTCCCACCAGGGCCTTCGTTCTTCTTCAGGAACCGGATTTAATGCATTATCATTCAACTGTAACTTCACTTTTTCTTCACTCAATAGACTTCCCTCCTTAAAAGTTATCTTTTTCATTCACTAAATAAATCATTTTGGATATTTTTTGAAATTTTTAGTTTAACTTCAATTCATCTCCTTTAACGTTTTTTAAAATATTAAAATTTAATTAAGTAAATTTTAATAAAGCAAAACTTAATTTGTCAATAATTTTTAATATTTAAAGTTTCTTAAAAAGATAATTAATATATATTATTTTTCAGACTGAAGACAAATCTTTTTGAACCGAAGGTTCAGAAGGGGTTTTGTTGTGAATAAAGGGAAAAAATATGAGAACCGTTGGTTCTCCACTTCCACGTGGCCAGCTTTTTCAAATTCATGGCAGCAAAAACAAGCATCGCCCTGCATCGTGTTTTTCTTCTTACCCCTTAGGGTAGTCAACGGATGCCATGCTTTTCCTTTAAATCAGCAAATACGCGTTCAATTGTTTCTTTGCGCATTACACGTATATTTCTTTATTTTCATTGGTATGCCTCAAATGCTCTACCTCGTCCAGATAATTCTGCCAGATATGCCGATGAATAATTTTTGTAAGGTCTCGACTTTGGGTACATTGTGAGAGCATCGGGCAATTCTTGCAAAACTCTGGATCCGATTTATATTGGTGATATCCTTCAGGGTGGTTGTACAATACTCAAGGGTTTGCCCTGCCGGGCAAATGTAACAGTCATAATACTCATCATAAACATATTCATTTTTTTGAAAGAATCCTTTTTTCATCTGGGGGCGTGTATAGGGCATAACAGGACGGATATGATCATCAATGAGCATCTTACTAATGTGTGGCGTTTTATAACCCGCATCAAGAGCAACAGCTGAA includes:
- a CDS encoding cytosine permease, with translation MSEEKVKLQLNDNALNPVPEEERRPWWEITFVTSGFCLAVSGMFAGAAIAAGLTIQQVIAAILIGNLVLALYGGFTGGIGAKTGVSTAMLSRYAFGRFGSLVISLLWAITLVGWFSVQTGFFGQTIHAMFPEGGFLTSAPVAAAWGGALMIFTAYFGFCGIRFLSNIVIPLLLILSVVGVVKSISYVGGWANIPQEVADPMTLIEAVVLVVGTFAVGAVIQPDITRYAKSAKDAWIAIIIGMVIANGFIIFAGAITARAMGTGDLPAVMLQLGLGLPALIVLIAAQWTSNDSNLYSASLSVSNMIRVERSKVALVVGIIATILGAAGFANYFVNWLSALGVAIPPIAGILIADYYFVHKQNYRFGKDTTYNALVWPAFIAWVIGILAGLYVQWGIPSLNSLVAAFLAHWLLFSLGKSINLQMSSGTVKEKEDGF